Proteins encoded by one window of Armatimonadia bacterium:
- a CDS encoding M28 family peptidase, whose amino-acid sequence MNSDPIPELIGLVQPEEMRANLFYLAKDPLPMRKLCLTLPGHEKCTLYEADDYIQGKLEGWGYEVEKEGVQVQSYRRDITKNPHHQYSKPEPDDPWYTAYNLYAKKVGTTKPEEIIVVISHKDSQSWIDCPGANDNAVGTVSNLELARILSGYESERSLWFIWCNEEHTPWTSVTAANNAKARGDKVIAVFNMDSVGRKSEEDTAAGKKINVSAFAAPEGEALADLLAEVNDAYGIGLDQRKAQRPQPGDDDGSYVKAGYPAALINLGSFPYADPNYHLETDTAETVDIPNAAMTTQMVLAAIVKLDRGA is encoded by the coding sequence GTGAACAGCGATCCCATCCCCGAACTGATCGGTCTCGTACAACCTGAGGAAATGCGGGCCAACCTGTTCTACCTCGCTAAAGACCCGCTGCCCATGCGCAAACTGTGCCTGACCTTGCCCGGCCACGAGAAGTGCACCCTCTACGAGGCCGACGACTATATCCAGGGCAAGCTCGAAGGCTGGGGGTATGAGGTTGAAAAGGAAGGCGTGCAGGTGCAGTCCTATCGCAGGGACATCACCAAGAACCCGCACCACCAGTACTCCAAACCCGAACCTGACGACCCTTGGTACACCGCCTACAACCTCTATGCGAAGAAGGTCGGGACCACGAAGCCCGAGGAGATCATCGTGGTGATCTCGCACAAGGATTCGCAGAGCTGGATCGACTGCCCCGGTGCGAACGACAACGCGGTCGGCACGGTCAGTAACCTGGAACTCGCGCGGATCCTGAGCGGCTACGAGTCCGAGCGCAGCCTCTGGTTCATCTGGTGCAACGAAGAGCATACCCCCTGGACCAGCGTAACGGCCGCCAACAACGCCAAGGCCCGCGGCGACAAGGTGATTGCGGTCTTCAACATGGACAGCGTCGGCCGCAAGTCGGAGGAGGACACCGCAGCCGGCAAGAAGATCAACGTCAGCGCCTTCGCTGCGCCCGAGGGCGAAGCCCTGGCCGACCTCCTGGCCGAGGTGAACGACGCCTATGGCATTGGCCTCGATCAGCGGAAGGCCCAGCGGCCTCAACCCGGCGACGATGACGGGTCCTATGTGAAGGCCGGCTACCCGGCGGCGCTGATCAACCTGGGGTCCTTCCCCTATGCCGACCCGAACTATCACCTCGAGACCGACACGGCGGAGACCGTGGATATCCCGAACGCTGCCATGACCACGCAGATGGTGCTGGCAGCGATCGTCAAGCTGGACCGTGGAGCGTAG
- a CDS encoding prolyl oligopeptidase family serine peptidase, whose translation MDRLNRFPQMMQQYLMRRVREAETEADERKFSMRTRKDALAYQEALRKKMRKVFGPLPRKTPLKPVLTGSFERDAYTVEKVMFESRPDFPVTASLYVPKGYDAPMPGVIAPCGHSGNGKAADAYQSFAQGLASKGYVVLSYDPVSQGERTQYPDGKGGSKVGICCPEHNHMGSQQGLVGEFFGTWRVWDGIRALDYLLTRPEVDPTRLGVTGNSGGGTLTSLIVANDDRYLVAGPGCYVTTWRRNAENELPADSEQQPPLALSLGMDMDDLFGLHAPKPLILLTQEKDFFDQRGALESFARLKHLYKLLGAEDNVAMVTGPAHHGFAQPLREAMYSFFNKACGKKESGKEPPVVVETDEQMQVTPTGQVSDLDRAPRTVFSFTAEKAQQLADKRKPLRGDDLRKAITKLLALKKRSGVPDYRILRPVGRRTDYPRPFATHFAVQTEPDIEALVYKLEDEGLCSRPAPGKQAVLYVPHQSSDEDLATDALVKELAEQEQSFFTVDCRGTGESQPNTCGRNQYLNIYGSDYFYASFGIMFGEPYVGWRVHDILSVLDWMESYGYKKVHLVGRGWGSVPAVFAAVLDPRVKQVTLKNAPVSFTEWATTEMLRWPLSTCPRNVLQVLDLPDCYAALKSKKLRLVEPWNAEMQPCGE comes from the coding sequence ATGGATCGGCTGAACCGGTTTCCGCAGATGATGCAGCAGTACCTGATGCGGCGAGTGCGGGAGGCAGAGACGGAAGCGGACGAGCGCAAGTTCTCCATGCGCACGCGCAAGGATGCCCTGGCCTACCAGGAGGCGCTTCGCAAGAAGATGCGCAAGGTCTTCGGGCCGCTGCCGCGCAAGACACCTCTGAAGCCCGTGCTGACCGGGTCCTTTGAGCGTGACGCCTACACGGTGGAGAAGGTCATGTTCGAGAGCCGTCCCGATTTCCCGGTGACGGCCTCGCTCTACGTGCCGAAGGGCTACGATGCCCCGATGCCCGGAGTCATCGCGCCCTGCGGTCACAGCGGCAATGGGAAGGCCGCAGACGCGTACCAGTCCTTCGCCCAGGGCCTCGCGAGCAAGGGCTACGTGGTGCTCTCCTACGACCCGGTGAGCCAGGGCGAGCGGACGCAGTATCCGGACGGCAAGGGCGGCTCGAAGGTCGGGATCTGCTGCCCGGAGCATAACCACATGGGCTCGCAGCAGGGCCTCGTCGGTGAGTTCTTCGGAACCTGGCGAGTCTGGGACGGCATCCGTGCCCTGGACTACCTGCTGACCCGCCCGGAGGTCGACCCTACCCGTCTGGGAGTCACCGGGAACTCCGGCGGCGGCACACTGACCAGCCTGATCGTGGCGAACGACGACCGCTACCTGGTGGCGGGTCCCGGCTGCTACGTGACCACCTGGCGACGCAATGCGGAGAACGAGCTCCCGGCCGACTCGGAGCAGCAGCCTCCGCTGGCGCTCTCCCTTGGGATGGACATGGACGACCTCTTCGGCCTGCATGCGCCCAAGCCCCTTATCCTGCTGACCCAGGAGAAGGACTTCTTCGACCAGCGAGGCGCTCTGGAGTCCTTCGCACGCCTCAAGCACCTGTACAAGCTCCTGGGCGCCGAGGACAACGTGGCGATGGTGACGGGACCGGCGCACCACGGCTTCGCCCAGCCCCTTCGGGAGGCCATGTACTCCTTCTTCAACAAGGCCTGCGGCAAGAAGGAGAGTGGCAAGGAGCCGCCCGTTGTCGTCGAGACCGACGAGCAGATGCAGGTGACTCCGACCGGGCAGGTCTCAGACCTCGACCGCGCGCCGAGGACGGTCTTCAGCTTCACGGCGGAGAAGGCCCAGCAACTCGCCGACAAGCGAAAGCCCCTGCGCGGCGACGACCTGCGCAAGGCCATCACGAAACTGCTTGCCCTCAAGAAGCGCAGTGGCGTGCCCGACTACCGGATCCTGCGGCCGGTCGGACGACGCACGGACTACCCGCGGCCCTTCGCCACGCACTTCGCAGTCCAGACGGAGCCGGACATCGAGGCCCTCGTGTACAAGCTGGAGGACGAGGGACTGTGCTCGCGACCCGCGCCGGGCAAGCAGGCAGTACTGTACGTCCCGCACCAGTCCTCCGACGAGGACCTCGCAACCGATGCGCTGGTGAAGGAACTCGCCGAGCAGGAGCAGTCCTTCTTCACCGTAGACTGCCGCGGAACGGGCGAGTCGCAGCCGAACACCTGCGGCAGGAACCAATACCTGAACATCTACGGCAGCGACTACTTCTATGCTTCCTTCGGGATCATGTTCGGGGAGCCCTACGTCGGCTGGCGAGTGCACGACATCCTGTCGGTTCTCGACTGGATGGAGAGCTACGGGTACAAGAAGGTGCATCTCGTCGGGCGCGGCTGGGGGAGTGTCCCGGCTGTGTTTGCAGCGGTCCTCGACCCACGCGTGAAGCAGGTCACGCTGAAGAACGCCCCGGTGTCCTTCACGGAGTGGGCAACGACGGAGATGCTGCGCTGGCCGCTGTCCACGTGCCCGCGAAACGTGCTGCAAGTGCTGGACCTGCCGGACTGCTACGCGGCGCTGAAGTCAAAGAAGCTGCGACTGGTGGAGCCCTGGAACGCCGAGATGCAGCCCTGCGGGGAGTAG
- a CDS encoding Gfo/Idh/MocA family oxidoreductase yields MSVRMGFIGTGGIAQGHMDRLSQIAGVQNVAFCDVQLERAQKAAEKFGGHAYDDFSKMLDTEDLNAVFIGVPPFAHGDIELACCAKGLHMLVEKPIAIDCAMAKPILKAVEDSGVVTAVAYKYRWDDHVIKAKEMLQGRTLGLIWGNFWGSLPGAPWWRVQEQSGGQMVEQTTHIVDMARYLAGEVVSVQAFGTHQVMHTKVENCNVADAATANLIFANGAVGNISNTCMLEGWGQSSCRVMAEGFTLLVQGNSLTWSSKEDNGEYTKQVDGYLGEDQAFIHAVETGDRSGIFSDYADGYKTLAVTIAVNKSSEAGGEVVKVADIM; encoded by the coding sequence ATGTCCGTTCGCATGGGTTTCATCGGTACCGGCGGCATCGCTCAGGGCCACATGGACCGTCTCTCACAGATCGCGGGCGTGCAGAACGTTGCATTCTGCGACGTCCAGCTCGAGCGCGCCCAGAAGGCAGCCGAGAAGTTCGGCGGCCACGCCTACGACGACTTCAGCAAGATGCTCGACACAGAAGACCTGAACGCGGTGTTCATCGGCGTGCCGCCCTTCGCGCACGGCGACATCGAGCTGGCCTGCTGCGCCAAGGGCCTGCACATGCTCGTCGAGAAGCCCATTGCCATCGACTGCGCAATGGCCAAGCCGATCCTGAAGGCCGTCGAGGACAGCGGCGTCGTGACGGCCGTCGCCTACAAGTACCGCTGGGATGACCACGTGATCAAGGCGAAGGAGATGCTCCAGGGCCGCACTCTCGGCCTGATCTGGGGCAACTTCTGGGGCAGCCTGCCCGGTGCTCCGTGGTGGCGTGTGCAGGAGCAGTCCGGCGGCCAGATGGTCGAGCAGACCACGCACATCGTCGACATGGCCCGCTACCTTGCCGGTGAGGTTGTCTCCGTCCAGGCCTTCGGGACCCACCAGGTCATGCACACGAAGGTCGAGAACTGCAACGTCGCTGATGCCGCTACGGCAAACCTCATCTTCGCCAACGGCGCCGTCGGCAACATCAGCAACACCTGCATGCTCGAGGGCTGGGGACAGAGCTCCTGCCGCGTCATGGCCGAGGGCTTCACCCTTCTCGTGCAGGGCAACTCGCTCACCTGGAGCTCCAAGGAAGACAACGGCGAGTACACCAAGCAGGTTGACGGCTACCTGGGCGAGGACCAGGCCTTCATCCATGCCGTCGAGACCGGCGACCGCAGCGGGATCTTCTCCGACTACGCCGACGGCTACAAGACCCTGGCCGTCACCATCGCTGTGAACAAGTCCTCCGAGGCCGGCGGCGAGGTAGTCAAGGTCGCCGACATCATGTAG
- the gnd gene encoding phosphogluconate dehydrogenase (NAD(+)-dependent, decarboxylating), whose product MRIGFCGLGRMGMNMVARLQRGGQEVVAWNRSKGKKDELLKTGAEWAETLEDLVSALEVPRAIWLMVPAETVDEMLAQLVPLCSAGDLLIDGGNSRHLDTRRRAQELSARGLRFVDVGTSGGIWGLEVGYCLMIGGEEEAYEALLPAFEALAPKKGYLHCGPQGAGHFAKMVHNGIEYGMMQAYAEGFEILQAADYGLDLAALANLWKQGSVVRSWLLELAAGALERNAALDDIAGYVEDSGEGRWTVHDAVDLGVPAPVISLSLFARFASRDPNSFGNRLLAALRREFGGHATVEAKRL is encoded by the coding sequence ATGAGAATCGGCTTCTGTGGCCTCGGCCGAATGGGCATGAACATGGTGGCCCGGCTCCAGCGAGGTGGACAGGAGGTGGTGGCCTGGAACCGCTCGAAAGGCAAGAAGGACGAGCTGCTGAAGACCGGCGCAGAGTGGGCCGAGACGCTCGAAGACCTGGTGAGTGCCCTTGAGGTCCCGCGAGCGATCTGGCTCATGGTGCCCGCAGAGACGGTGGACGAGATGCTGGCGCAGCTTGTGCCTCTATGCTCGGCGGGCGACCTCCTGATCGACGGCGGCAACTCACGGCACCTGGACACCCGCAGACGTGCGCAGGAGTTGTCAGCACGGGGACTGCGCTTCGTGGATGTAGGCACGAGCGGCGGAATCTGGGGCCTCGAAGTGGGCTACTGCCTGATGATCGGTGGCGAGGAGGAAGCCTACGAGGCCCTGCTGCCTGCCTTTGAGGCCCTGGCTCCGAAGAAGGGCTACCTGCATTGCGGTCCGCAGGGCGCAGGACACTTCGCGAAGATGGTCCACAACGGCATCGAGTACGGGATGATGCAGGCGTACGCCGAAGGCTTCGAGATACTGCAGGCGGCGGACTATGGCCTTGACCTGGCCGCCCTTGCGAACCTGTGGAAGCAGGGGAGCGTCGTCCGAAGCTGGCTGCTGGAGCTGGCTGCCGGAGCCCTGGAGCGGAATGCCGCCCTGGATGACATCGCCGGCTACGTGGAGGATTCGGGCGAGGGCCGCTGGACGGTTCACGATGCCGTCGATCTTGGCGTGCCGGCTCCGGTCATCTCTCTATCCCTGTTCGCCCGCTTTGCCTCCCGCGATCCCAACAGCTTCGGCAACCGTCTCCTGGCAGCCTTGCGCCGGGAGTTCGGCGGTCATGCTACCGTGGAGGCGAAGCGCCTATGA
- the zwf gene encoding glucose-6-phosphate dehydrogenase — translation MSPLNGGQRTEAVETTAWTPGAACPRFAEVTALVLFGATGDLTRRKLMPAIYSLMADGLLPCGLPILSVGRRVAAREQLLEEFHEAAATRSRRKPLDEALWAAMAEGIHYVRGELDDSATYAAVKEKLEQLDSQAPAPMNRLFYLAVPPHFFRPVIDNLSASGLSGQSFGRHGWPRIVVEKPFGSDLESARELNRQLQMLFSEKQIYRMDHYLGKETVQNLLVLRFANAIFEPLWNHRYISNVQITISETVGLEGRGQYFDRSGMLRDVVQNHMFELLALTAMEPPVSMDADAVRDEKTKVLRSLRPLTEADVAQRTVRARYDAGEVEGQQVPAYLQEPGVAPESQTETYAALRLEVDNWRWAGVPFLLRAGKRLKSRATEIVVRFRPAPHLVFEGQERSIEPNALVLRIQPNEGVSLCFAAKEPGPGLHIQPVPLEFHFADAFKIEPPDAYERLILDSLLGDGTLFARADSIEQSWSLMMPILEAWQAGASPLATYPAGSWGPPEAKALIEPTGDQWQEPGRCLWAAEPES, via the coding sequence ATGAGTCCGCTGAACGGGGGCCAGAGGACGGAGGCTGTTGAGACGACGGCCTGGACGCCCGGCGCTGCCTGTCCACGCTTCGCTGAGGTCACGGCGCTGGTGCTCTTCGGCGCGACCGGTGATCTCACGCGACGCAAGCTGATGCCCGCGATCTACTCCCTGATGGCCGACGGGCTCCTGCCCTGCGGGTTGCCAATCCTCAGTGTCGGACGGCGGGTGGCGGCGCGAGAGCAGTTGCTCGAAGAGTTCCATGAAGCTGCGGCTACCCGGTCCCGCCGCAAGCCACTCGATGAGGCTCTCTGGGCGGCCATGGCCGAGGGCATCCACTACGTCCGGGGCGAGCTTGACGATTCGGCCACCTACGCCGCGGTAAAGGAAAAGCTCGAGCAACTGGATTCCCAGGCTCCCGCGCCGATGAACCGGCTCTTCTACCTCGCAGTGCCGCCGCACTTCTTCCGGCCGGTGATCGACAACCTATCAGCGAGCGGGCTTTCGGGGCAGTCCTTTGGGCGTCACGGGTGGCCGCGGATCGTCGTCGAGAAGCCCTTCGGCAGCGACCTGGAGAGCGCGCGGGAACTCAACCGGCAGTTGCAGATGCTGTTTTCAGAGAAGCAGATCTACCGGATGGACCACTACCTGGGCAAGGAAACCGTTCAGAACCTGCTGGTCCTGCGCTTCGCGAACGCGATCTTTGAGCCGCTGTGGAACCATAGGTACATCTCGAACGTGCAGATCACCATCTCTGAGACGGTCGGACTTGAGGGGCGTGGACAGTACTTCGACCGGAGCGGCATGCTGCGCGATGTCGTCCAGAACCACATGTTCGAGCTGCTGGCGCTGACGGCGATGGAGCCGCCCGTGAGCATGGACGCGGACGCAGTCCGAGACGAGAAAACCAAGGTGCTGCGCTCCCTTCGTCCACTGACCGAGGCCGATGTGGCGCAGCGCACGGTGCGAGCCAGATATGATGCCGGCGAGGTGGAAGGGCAGCAGGTGCCCGCCTACCTTCAGGAACCTGGTGTCGCCCCGGAGTCGCAGACCGAGACCTATGCGGCGCTTCGCCTGGAAGTGGACAACTGGCGCTGGGCCGGGGTGCCCTTCCTGCTGCGTGCCGGCAAGCGCCTGAAGAGCCGGGCAACGGAGATCGTCGTGCGCTTCAGGCCTGCGCCGCATCTGGTCTTCGAGGGTCAGGAGCGGAGCATCGAGCCCAATGCCCTGGTCCTGCGCATCCAGCCCAATGAGGGTGTGTCGCTGTGCTTCGCTGCCAAGGAGCCCGGGCCGGGCCTGCACATCCAGCCGGTGCCGCTGGAGTTCCACTTCGCCGATGCCTTCAAGATCGAGCCGCCCGATGCCTACGAGCGGCTGATTCTGGACTCGCTGCTGGGCGACGGCACGCTCTTTGCCCGGGCCGATAGCATCGAGCAATCCTGGTCCCTGATGATGCCCATCCTCGAAGCCTGGCAGGCGGGCGCATCGCCGCTGGCGACCTATCCTGCCGGGAGTTGGGGACCACCGGAGGCGAAGGCGCTGATCGAACCGACCGGCGACCAGTGGCAGGAGCCCGGGCGCTGCCTCTGGGCAGCGGAGCCGGAGTCATGA
- the pgl gene encoding 6-phosphogluconolactonase yields MRRVVRVVSDPGPEALAEAAAEHLASCAEAAVADRGRFLLALSGGSTPLRMFDLLAREDWAARVPWERTWVLWADERCVPPEHPDSNYGAAHRTLLSRVPLAPERVLRMRGEDDPARAADAYECAVRELLGSNPRLDLVLLGMGADGHTASLFPGTEAVEERQRYAVANHVPQLQSWRLTLTLGLLNRSRKVLFLVSGSEKAGTLARVLEPGVQAEEGPQLLPAARVRPAEGELLWLVDGPAASALGPRGVNGGSPPHLEETHDLPTTWNE; encoded by the coding sequence ATGAGAAGAGTGGTGCGCGTCGTCTCCGACCCTGGGCCTGAAGCCCTGGCCGAGGCTGCTGCCGAGCACCTGGCTTCTTGTGCGGAGGCTGCGGTTGCGGACCGTGGGCGATTCCTGCTGGCGCTCTCGGGCGGATCGACACCCTTGCGCATGTTCGACTTGCTGGCCCGTGAGGACTGGGCCGCAAGGGTTCCCTGGGAGCGCACGTGGGTCTTGTGGGCCGACGAACGTTGTGTGCCGCCCGAGCATCCCGACAGCAACTATGGCGCAGCGCACAGGACGCTGCTGTCGCGGGTTCCCCTTGCCCCGGAGAGGGTGCTGCGAATGCGCGGTGAGGATGATCCAGCGCGAGCGGCCGACGCCTATGAGTGTGCAGTGCGGGAGTTGCTCGGGAGCAACCCACGGCTTGACCTCGTGCTCCTGGGCATGGGCGCCGACGGTCACACCGCCTCGCTGTTCCCGGGAACGGAGGCGGTGGAGGAGAGGCAGCGCTATGCTGTCGCCAACCACGTGCCGCAGTTGCAGTCCTGGCGTCTGACGCTGACTTTGGGGCTGCTCAACCGGTCGCGGAAGGTGCTATTCTTGGTGAGCGGCAGTGAGAAGGCAGGGACCCTGGCACGCGTGTTGGAACCGGGAGTCCAGGCCGAGGAGGGACCACAGCTTCTCCCGGCAGCACGAGTGCGTCCTGCCGAGGGGGAGTTGCTATGGCTTGTCGATGGGCCCGCTGCATCGGCGCTAGGGCCCCGGGGGGTAAACGGCGGCAGTCCGCCGCATCTGGAGGAAACCCATGATCTACCGACAACTTGGAACGAGTGA
- a CDS encoding aldo/keto reductase, protein MIYRQLGTSDLQVPAIVFGSWATGGWWWGGTDDDLAIGAIRAAIDGGINCIDTAPVYGFGHSEEVVGRAIKGLRDKVLIATKCGLVWNHMFTDDDRKSLSVRHVLKKESILRECEASLDRLGTDHIDLYQCHWPDSTTALSETMEALVELMQAGKIRAIGFSNHSAEQLEECLHYGPVHCHQPKFSLLNRKNLKGVIKWTKEHNIGSIVYSPLEQGILTGKVTMDRVLAPGDERAGQFWFKPENRRRALEVLARDIQPIADGHGATLAQVCLAWTIAAPGIAAAIVGARNPEQVAENLKAAELVLSEDEKAKVLAAFESLG, encoded by the coding sequence ATGATCTACCGACAACTTGGAACGAGTGACCTGCAAGTGCCCGCGATCGTCTTTGGTTCCTGGGCAACCGGGGGATGGTGGTGGGGCGGTACGGACGACGACCTGGCCATCGGCGCCATCCGCGCGGCCATTGACGGCGGCATCAACTGCATCGACACCGCGCCGGTCTACGGCTTCGGCCACAGCGAAGAGGTCGTTGGCCGAGCCATCAAGGGCCTGCGCGATAAGGTGCTGATTGCCACGAAGTGCGGTCTGGTCTGGAACCACATGTTCACCGACGATGACCGCAAATCCCTGTCGGTCCGCCACGTACTCAAGAAGGAAAGCATCCTCCGGGAGTGCGAGGCCAGCCTCGACCGACTGGGGACCGACCATATCGACCTGTACCAGTGCCATTGGCCGGACAGCACCACAGCCTTGAGCGAAACCATGGAGGCGCTGGTGGAGCTGATGCAGGCCGGGAAGATCCGCGCCATCGGCTTCAGCAACCACTCCGCCGAGCAACTTGAGGAGTGCCTGCACTACGGCCCGGTGCACTGCCACCAGCCCAAGTTCAGCCTCCTCAACCGCAAGAACCTGAAGGGCGTCATCAAGTGGACGAAGGAGCACAACATCGGCAGCATCGTCTACAGCCCCCTGGAGCAGGGAATCCTGACTGGGAAGGTCACCATGGACCGGGTCCTCGCGCCCGGCGATGAGAGAGCGGGGCAGTTCTGGTTCAAGCCGGAGAACCGCCGGCGCGCCCTCGAAGTCCTGGCGCGCGACATCCAGCCGATTGCCGATGGACACGGTGCGACCCTTGCCCAGGTGTGCCTCGCCTGGACCATAGCCGCACCGGGCATCGCCGCAGCCATCGTAGGAGCGCGCAACCCGGAGCAGGTTGCCGAGAACCTCAAGGCAGCCGAGTTGGTCTTGTCGGAAGACGAGAAAGCGAAGGTGCTCGCAGCCTTCGAATCCCTGGGCTAG
- a CDS encoding aldolase/citrate lyase family protein: MQTPIALREQMKQGPVLGCINVIPNILVVEEMCASPCDFVWIDNEHGPHTMNDVSAAIGVCLGYGKNPIVRVPCAEDWAVKWVLDQGARGVMFPFINTGEQARWAISACRYPLQGHRGFCVDIAAMRWGVDAATYVRRANEEIAVILQIEHREAIRNLEDIVAQDGWDMLFVGPMDLSSSYGKLGQLDDPEVSSAIDLAVRKAHEAGGFVGTIGLTTEDMKRRLDQGFDFVAMVSDTSILQMALKERWEQLGRPWQSK; encoded by the coding sequence ATGCAGACGCCCATCGCACTACGTGAGCAGATGAAGCAGGGCCCCGTGCTCGGGTGCATCAACGTCATCCCGAACATACTGGTCGTCGAGGAGATGTGTGCCTCTCCCTGTGATTTCGTGTGGATCGACAACGAGCATGGTCCCCACACGATGAACGACGTCTCGGCCGCGATTGGAGTCTGTCTGGGGTACGGCAAGAACCCGATCGTGCGGGTTCCCTGCGCCGAGGACTGGGCCGTGAAGTGGGTCCTGGATCAGGGCGCGAGAGGCGTCATGTTCCCCTTCATCAACACCGGCGAGCAGGCACGCTGGGCCATTTCCGCGTGCCGCTATCCGCTCCAGGGGCACCGGGGGTTCTGCGTTGACATCGCGGCCATGCGATGGGGCGTCGATGCGGCAACCTACGTCCGACGCGCCAACGAGGAGATCGCGGTCATCCTGCAGATCGAGCACCGTGAGGCGATCCGCAACCTGGAGGACATCGTCGCCCAGGACGGCTGGGACATGCTCTTCGTGGGGCCGATGGACCTCTCGAGCAGCTACGGGAAGCTCGGACAGCTCGACGACCCCGAGGTCTCCTCGGCGATCGACCTGGCGGTCAGAAAGGCCCACGAGGCGGGCGGATTCGTCGGAACCATCGGTCTGACAACCGAGGACATGAAGCGGCGGCTTGACCAGGGCTTCGACTTCGTCGCCATGGTCTCGGATACCAGTATCCTGCAGATGGCGCTCAAGGAGCGCTGGGAGCAGCTCGGTCGACCCTGGCAGAGCAAGTAG